A DNA window from Trypanosoma brucei brucei TREU927 chromosome 11 chr11_scaffold01 genomic scaffold, whole genome shotgun sequence contains the following coding sequences:
- a CDS encoding ribonucleoside-diphosphate reductase small chain, protein MPPKSHKRSRKEGEVEEPLLTENPDRYVIFPIKYPDIWQKYKEAESSIWTVEEIDLGNDMTDWEKLDDGERHFIKHVLAFFAASDGIVLENLAERFMCEVQVPEVRCFYGFQIAMENIHSETYSVLIDTYVVDPDEKQRLLHAIRTIPCIEKKAKWAIEWIGSQTSFPTRLVAFAAVEGIFFSGSFCAIFWLKKRGLMPGLTFSNELISRDEGLHTDFACLLYEKYIVNKLPRDRVLEIICNAVSIEREFICDALPVRLIGMNSQLMTQYIEFVADRLLVSLGYDRHYNSKNPFDFMDMISLQGKTNFFEKKVGEYQKAGVMSSERSSKVFSLDADF, encoded by the coding sequence ATGCCACCCAAATCTCACAAGCGCTCGCGTAAGGAaggggaggtggaggagccaCTTCTGACAGAAAACCCCGACCGCTACGTTATCTTCCCTATCAAGTACCCTGACATATGGCAGAAGTACAAGGAGGCGGAGAGCAGCATCTGGACGGTGGAGGAAATCGACCTTGGGAATGACATGACAGATTGGGAGAAGCTGGACGACGGCGAGCGACACTTCATCAAACATGTGTTGGCTTTCTTCGCGGCAAGCGATGGCATTGTGCTGGAGAACCTTGCGGAACGGTTCATGTGCGAAGTGCAGGTACCTGAAGTTCGATGTTTCTATGGGTTCCAGATTGCTATGGAAAATATCCATTCTGAGACATACTCCGTGTTGATCGATACGTATGTTGTGGATCCCGACGAAAAGCAACGACTGCTACATGCCATAAGGACGATTCCGTGTATTGAGAAAAAGGCCAAATGGGCGATTGAATGGATTGGCAGTCAGACTTCGTTCCCTACGCGGCTCGTCGCGTTTGCGGCTGTCGAAGGCATATTTTTCTCTGGCTCGTTCTGCGCCATTTTTTGGTTAAAGAAGCGTGGCTTGATGCCCGGGCTCACCTTCAGCAACGAGCTGATTTCACGTGATGAGGGTCTGCACACTGACTTTGCTTGCCTATTATACGAGAAGTATATCGTAAACAAGCTGCCGAGGGATCGTGTGCTTGAAATTATATGCAATGCAGTATCAATTGAGCGAGAGTTCATTTGCGATGCATTACCTGTCCGCTTAATTGGAATGAATTCTCAGCTGATGACTCAGTACATTGAGTTTGTCGCCGATCGGCTCCTGGTGTCCTTGGGGTACGACCGTCATTACAACTCGAAGAACCCATTTGACTTCATGGATATGATTTCTCTTCAGGGGAAAACTAACTTTTTCGAGAAGAAGGTTGGTGAGTATCAGAAGGCTGGTGTGATGAGTTCCGAAAGGTCGTCAAAGGTTTTCTCTCTGGACGCAGATTTCTAG
- a CDS encoding ribonucleoside-diphosphate reductase small chain — MPPKSHKRSRKEGEVEEPLLTENPDRYVIFPIKYPDIWQKYKEAESSIWTVEEIDLGNDMTDWEKLDDGERHFIKHVLAFFAASDGIVLENLAERFMCEVQVPEVRCFYGFQIAMENIHSETYSVLIDTYVVDPDEKQRLLHAIRTIPCIEKKAKWAIEWIGSQTSFPTRLVAFAAVEGIFFSGSFCAIFWLKKRGLMPGLTFSNELISRDEGLHTDFACLLYEKYIVNKLPRDRVLEIICNAVLIEREFICDALPVRLIGMNSQLMTQYIEFVADRLLVSLGYDRHYNSKNPFDFMDMISLQGKTNFFEKKVGEYQKAGVMSSERSSKVFSLDADF; from the coding sequence ATGCCACCCAAATCTCACAAGCGCTCGCGTAAGGAaggggaggtggaggagccaCTTCTGACAGAAAACCCCGACCGCTACGTTATCTTCCCTATCAAGTACCCTGACATATGGCAGAAGTACAAGGAGGCGGAGAGCAGCATCTGGACGGTGGAGGAAATCGACCTTGGGAATGACATGACAGATTGGGAGAAGCTGGACGACGGCGAGCGACACTTCATCAAACATGTGTTGGCTTTCTTCGCGGCAAGCGATGGCATTGTGCTGGAGAACCTTGCGGAACGGTTCATGTGCGAAGTGCAGGTACCTGAAGTTCGATGTTTCTATGGGTTCCAGATTGCTATGGAAAATATCCATTCTGAGACATACTCCGTGTTGATCGATACGTATGTTGTGGATCCCGACGAAAAGCAACGACTGCTACATGCCATAAGGACGATTCCGTGTATTGAGAAAAAGGCCAAATGGGCGATTGAATGGATTGGCAGTCAGACTTCGTTCCCTACGCGGCTCGTCGCGTTTGCGGCTGTCGAAGGCATATTTTTCTCTGGCTCGTTCTGCGCCATTTTTTGGTTAAAGAAGCGTGGCTTGATGCCCGGGCTCACCTTCAGCAACGAGCTGATTTCACGTGATGAGGGTCTGCACACTGACTTTGCTTGCCTATTATACGAGAAGTATATCGTAAACAAGCTGCCGAGGGATCGTGTGCTTGAAATTATATGCAATGCAGTATTAATTGAGCGAGAGTTCATTTGCGATGCATTACCTGTCCGCTTAATTGGAATGAATTCTCAGCTGATGACTCAGTACATTGAGTTTGTCGCCGATCGGCTCCTGGTGTCCTTGGGGTACGACCGTCATTACAACTCGAAGAACCCATTTGACTTCATGGATATGATTTCTCTTCAGGGGAAAACTAACTTTTTCGAGAAGAAGGTTGGTGAGTATCAGAAGGCTGGTGTGATGAGTTCCGAAAGGTCGTCAAAGGTTTTCTCTCTGGACGCAGATTTCTAG